A region from the Salicibibacter cibarius genome encodes:
- a CDS encoding DUF1186 domain-containing protein — MKEILDSIRYNDDRIFPRKKLQELIDGKEEAIPHLLDIMEELRENPNAVLDAPTRFDHIYACYLLAQFRVKEFFPLWVDILRFPGRMPHDLFGDVITEDADRILASVYDGDIEVIKGLIEDAEVGEYVRSAAMRCLAVLVLNGELSREDVLDYFKTLMTTKLQTDNYYVNAAIVAASNALYPVEIYEEIEDLYKKGVVELGVINIDNVDQTLQESEEMHLKRQKQLTRALYIDDTVEELHRWASFEQPKRKIRKERQTAMPQLSMTTNPAKKVEKIGRNDPCPCGSGKKYKKCCG, encoded by the coding sequence ATGAAAGAAATATTAGATTCGATACGTTATAACGATGATAGAATTTTTCCACGCAAGAAACTGCAGGAATTGATTGATGGAAAAGAAGAAGCTATCCCTCACCTTCTTGATATTATGGAAGAATTAAGGGAGAATCCTAATGCTGTCCTCGATGCTCCCACGCGTTTTGACCACATCTATGCATGTTATTTGCTTGCTCAGTTCAGGGTTAAGGAATTTTTCCCCTTGTGGGTCGATATTTTGAGATTCCCTGGTAGAATGCCGCATGATTTATTCGGAGATGTGATCACCGAAGATGCAGACCGGATATTAGCATCCGTTTATGATGGTGACATCGAAGTGATAAAAGGGTTAATCGAAGATGCGGAAGTGGGTGAATACGTTCGTAGCGCAGCAATGAGGTGCTTGGCTGTATTGGTGCTCAATGGTGAACTTTCCCGGGAAGACGTGCTTGATTATTTCAAAACACTTATGACAACAAAGCTTCAGACCGACAATTATTATGTAAATGCAGCGATTGTTGCTGCGAGCAATGCATTGTATCCGGTTGAAATATATGAGGAAATTGAAGATTTATATAAAAAAGGTGTCGTCGAACTTGGTGTTATTAACATAGATAATGTGGATCAAACATTGCAAGAATCGGAAGAAATGCATTTAAAAAGACAAAAGCAACTCACTCGTGCCTTATATATTGATGATACTGTAGAGGAATTGCACAGGTGGGCTTCTTTCGAACAACCGAAGCGGAAAATAAGGAAAGAGCGACAAACAGCTATGCCACAGCTAAGCATGACGACGAATCCGGCTAAAAAAGTGGAAAAGATCGGACGTAACGACCCGTGCCCTTGTGGAAGCGGGAAGAAATACAAAAAATGTTGTGGGTAA
- a CDS encoding helix-turn-helix domain-containing protein codes for MTFTINNDFNKQLAEIVGKGRVKDLEHRGFLAAQIVSYRHNKNMTQQDLANAINVTKSTIGRLEAGLTTPNYKTLLALSDALQAPIIIDANRESEKANI; via the coding sequence ATGACCTTCACCATCAACAATGACTTTAACAAACAATTAGCTGAAATTGTAGGAAAGGGGCGAGTAAAAGACTTGGAACATCGAGGTTTTCTCGCTGCACAGATTGTGAGTTATCGTCATAATAAGAACATGACTCAACAAGATTTGGCGAATGCCATCAACGTCACAAAATCTACCATCGGGCGGTTGGAAGCAGGTTTAACGACTCCGAATTATAAAACACTTTTAGCTTTATCTGACGCACTACAGGCACCTATAATCATTGATGCCAATCGGGAGAGTGAAAAAGCAAATATATAA
- the argH gene encoding argininosuccinate lyase, whose protein sequence is MTKLWGGRFTKEAEAWVDEFGASIGFDQKLVAQDIQGSMAHVAMLRSCNIISEEEGRKIHDGLATLEKKAVNGELSFDVKYEDIHMNIEKLLTEEIGEVAGKLHTARSRNDQVATDMHLFMREETETIIAMIRDFQRVLVSRADEHTETMIPGYTHLQRAQPISMGHHLLAYVAMLERDADRLSDSLKRVNISPLGAGALAGTTFPIDRRQTAETLGFDAIYENSLDAVSDRDFLIEFLSIASTIMMHLSRLSEEIILWSSEEFSFIELDDTFATGSSIMPQKKNPDMAELVRGKTGRVYGSLVSLLTTLKSLPLAYNKDMQEDKEGVFDAVVTVKGSLKIFTGMVDSMVVQEKTTAQAVSSDFSNATELADYLAAKGMPFREAHEVVGKLVLYCIENDIVLADCPFSVFREASDRFEEDIYETLNPYQVVARRNSEGGTGFTQVRKAIDRWKERLGISE, encoded by the coding sequence ATGACCAAACTGTGGGGCGGTCGATTTACGAAAGAAGCGGAAGCCTGGGTCGATGAATTCGGCGCGTCGATCGGTTTTGACCAAAAACTCGTCGCTCAGGATATTCAAGGGAGCATGGCTCATGTGGCCATGCTCCGTTCTTGCAATATTATTAGTGAAGAAGAAGGCAGGAAGATTCACGATGGCCTTGCCACGTTGGAAAAAAAGGCAGTAAACGGGGAGCTCTCTTTTGATGTGAAATATGAGGATATTCATATGAACATTGAGAAATTGTTAACGGAAGAAATCGGCGAAGTAGCCGGTAAACTTCATACCGCCCGTAGCCGAAACGATCAAGTGGCAACGGATATGCATCTGTTTATGCGTGAAGAAACGGAAACGATCATTGCCATGATTCGCGATTTTCAACGGGTGCTCGTGAGCCGGGCCGATGAACATACGGAAACGATGATTCCTGGGTACACCCATTTGCAGAGAGCACAGCCGATATCCATGGGACACCATTTGCTCGCGTATGTAGCGATGTTGGAGCGGGACGCGGACAGGCTTAGTGATAGTTTGAAACGCGTGAACATCTCACCGCTTGGCGCCGGCGCGCTCGCGGGAACGACCTTCCCGATTGATCGCCGGCAAACGGCGGAAACATTAGGGTTTGACGCGATCTATGAAAATAGCCTGGATGCGGTCAGCGACCGTGATTTTCTAATTGAATTTTTAAGTATCGCTTCTACGATTATGATGCACTTATCCCGGTTGTCCGAAGAGATCATTCTTTGGTCAAGCGAGGAATTCAGTTTTATTGAACTTGACGATACGTTTGCCACCGGAAGCAGCATTATGCCGCAAAAAAAGAACCCGGATATGGCCGAGCTTGTTCGGGGGAAAACGGGGCGCGTATACGGTAGTCTTGTAAGTTTATTGACGACGTTAAAAAGTTTGCCGCTCGCCTATAACAAAGATATGCAGGAGGACAAGGAAGGCGTGTTTGATGCCGTCGTGACTGTCAAAGGATCATTGAAAATTTTCACCGGGATGGTCGACTCCATGGTTGTTCAAGAAAAAACAACCGCGCAGGCCGTCTCTTCGGACTTTTCCAATGCAACGGAACTTGCCGACTATCTAGCCGCAAAGGGAATGCCGTTCAGGGAAGCCCATGAGGTGGTCGGAAAACTCGTCCTCTACTGTATTGAAAACGACATCGTCCTCGCCGACTGTCCTTTTTCCGTCTTCCGAGAGGCGAGTGACCGGTTCGAGGAAGACATTTACGAGACATTGAATCCGTATCAAGTGGTCGCCCGCCGCAACAGCGAAGGAGGCACGGGCTTTACGCAAGTCCGCAAGGCTATCGACAGGTGGAAAGAACGCTTGGGGATTTCAGAATAA